Proteins from a genomic interval of Toxotes jaculatrix isolate fToxJac2 chromosome 5, fToxJac2.pri, whole genome shotgun sequence:
- the LOC121181708 gene encoding pro-neuregulin-4, membrane-bound isoform-like: protein MMAEHGDPCDEKEATYCMNGGKCYKIPSMNALSCVCNDDYKGSRCEQFQLQSKFTNAGEAGLIAAVVLVALLILIVLGVVIYYTRKMLKAKQQSQQNNQQQYWRVKPGV, encoded by the exons ATGATGGCAG AACACGGAGACCCCTGTGATGAGAAGGAAGCCACCTATTGCATGAATGGAGGGAAATGCTACAAAATACCTTCTATGAATGCACTCTCCTGTGT GTGCAATGACGATTACAAAGGCAGCAGATGTGAACAGTTCCAGCTCCAGAGCAAGTTCACCAATGCAGGGGAGGCAGGGTTAATTGCAGCCGTGGTCCTCGTTGCCCTCCTCATCTTAATAGTGCTGGGGGTTGTTATCTACTACACACGCAA GATGCTGAAAGCCAAGCAACAGAGCCAACAGAACAATCAGCAACAGTACTGGAGAGTAAAACCAGGAGTATAA
- the lactb gene encoding serine beta-lactamase-like protein LACTB, mitochondrial isoform X3 yields the protein MSRLFLPNRFCATCPLLSARELTLRAGARVKQQRSVFIQQQRRYVGGSNAAFSKHRTKSRLWMCGLGVGVALAVGLKYGADTSKSSCDVEVVGAERTDRYSAAVKVSRDLVERIKVGTEAEVGAPGLVVGVSVDGAQVWCEGIGYADLENRVPCSPDTVMRIASISKPLTSAAAARLCEEGKLDLDVPVQKYVPEFPQKRFDGQAVTITPRMILSHLSGIRHYEKDAKKVKEDKEKAKRLLKQPVKEKEDEKSSSENKDKPTTEQNAKGKEATQTQKKKEFEHEEYYLKDNFESVTQALDLFKDDPLIFKPGTTFLYSTHAFTLLSAVVERAAGQRFLDVMMNMFRELGMLNTVPDENDPIIYHRSRYYHLNKRGRVVNCPYVDNSYKWAGGGFLSTVGDLLLFGNALLYSYQVAHLKDTEGLLSGFLKPKTSIELWAPVDRTEASWDKDGMYAQGWLVVSHTGGAVGASSVLLVLPSEEIDLRQGQSPLLPQGVVVTIITNMQSVGLNSTALKIAHEFDKARRL from the exons ATGTCACGGTTGTTTTTGCCAAACCGCTTCTGTGCCACATGTCCCCTGCTGTCGGCGCGGGAGTTGACGCTACGAGCCGGAGCCCGAGTGAAGCAGCAGCGGAGCGTTTTTATTCAGCAACAAAGGCGATATGTCGGAGGGTCAAACGCAGCCTTTTCCAAACACCGGACAAAGTCCAGGCTGTGGATGTGCGGGCTTGGTGTGGGGGTCGCTTTAGCCGTGGGACTGAAATACGGCGCTGACACCTCCAAGAGTTCGTGTGATGTTGAAGTTGTAGGAGCAGAGAGGACCGACCGATACAGCGCTGCAGTTAAAGTTAGCAGAGACCTTGTGGAGCGGATAAAGGTAGGCACAGAG GCTGAGGTCGGGGCCCCTGGGTTGGTGGTTGGGGTCTCTGTGGATGGTGCTCAGGTCTGGTGTGAAG GGATCGGTTATGCTGATTTGGAGAACCGTGTGCCATGCAGCCCAGACACGGTGATGCGAATCGCCAGCATCAGTAAGCCGCTcacatctgcagctgctgcgCGACTGTGTGAAGAAGGGAAACTAGATCTTGACGTCCCAGTCCAGAAATATGTCCCAGAATTTCCCCAGAAACGATTTGATGGACAGGCT GTCACAATAACGCCTCGTATGATTCTGTCCCACCTAAGCGGCATACGACATTATGAGAAGGAtgcaaagaaagtgaaagaggacaaagagaaagcTAAGCGACTTCTAAAGCAACCAGttaaagagaaagaggatgaaaagagCTCATCTGAAAACAAAGATAAACCCACGACAGAACAGAACGCTAAAGGCAAAGAAGCCACTCAGactcagaagaaaaaagagttTGAGCATGAGGAGTATTACTTGAAGGACAACTTTGAAAGTGTCACTCAGGCCTTGGACCTCTTCAAGGACGACCCGCTCATTTTCAAACCTG GAACCACTTTTTTGTACTCCACCCACGCCTTTACTCTGCTCAGTGCTGTTGTGGAGCGAGCTGCTGGCCAGCGCTTCCTGGATGTCATGATGAACATGTTTCGTGAACTGGGAATGCTCAATACTGTGCCTGACGAGAATGACCCTATTATTTACCACCGCTCCAG ATACTATCACCTCAACAAGAGAGGACGTGTTGTTAACTGCCCGTACGTAGACAACTCCTACAAGTGGGCAGGAGGCGGTTTCCTTTCTACTGTgggagacctgctgctgttcgGTAATGCTCTACTCTACAGCTACCAGGTGGCCCATCTAAAGGACACTGAGGGCTTGCTGTCTGGCTTCCTCAAGCCCAAAACCTCCATAGAGCTGTGGGCACCAGTTGACAGGACAGAGGCTAGCTGGGATAAAGATGGAATGTATGCCCAAGGCTGGCTGGTA GTGTCGCACACAGGCGGCGCTGTGGGAGCTAGCAGTGTCCTCCTGGTGTTACCCAGTGAGGAGATAGACCTGCGCCAAGGACAGAGCCCCCTCCTCCCACAGGGAGTGGTGGTCACCATCATCACTAACATGCAGTCTGTGGGACTCAATAGCACCGCGCTGAAAATTGCGCATGAGTTTGACAAAGCCCGGCGCCTGTAA
- the lactb gene encoding serine beta-lactamase-like protein LACTB, mitochondrial isoform X2, producing the protein MSRLFLPNRFCATCPLLSARELTLRAGARVKQQRSVFIQQQRRYVGGSNAAFSKHRTKSRLWMCGLGVGVALAVGLKYGADTSKSSCDVEVVGAERTDRYSAAVKVSRDLVERIKAEVGAPGLVVGVSVDGAQVWCEGIGYADLENRVPCSPDTVMRIASISKPLTSAAAARLCEEGKLDLDVPVQKYVPEFPQKRFDGQAVTITPRMILSHLSGIRHYEKDAKKVKEDKEKAKRLLKQPVKEKEDEKSSSENKDKPTTEQNAKGKEATQTQKKKEFEHEEYYLKDNFESVTQALDLFKDDPLIFKPGTTFLYSTHAFTLLSAVVERAAGQRFLDVMMNMFRELGMLNTVPDENDPIIYHRSRYYHLNKRGRVVNCPYVDNSYKWAGGGFLSTVGDLLLFGNALLYSYQVAHLKDTEGLLSGFLKPKTSIELWAPVDRTEASWDKDGMYAQGWLVVEKLQRYGQCRKRRHYVSHTGGAVGASSVLLVLPSEEIDLRQGQSPLLPQGVVVTIITNMQSVGLNSTALKIAHEFDKARRL; encoded by the exons ATGTCACGGTTGTTTTTGCCAAACCGCTTCTGTGCCACATGTCCCCTGCTGTCGGCGCGGGAGTTGACGCTACGAGCCGGAGCCCGAGTGAAGCAGCAGCGGAGCGTTTTTATTCAGCAACAAAGGCGATATGTCGGAGGGTCAAACGCAGCCTTTTCCAAACACCGGACAAAGTCCAGGCTGTGGATGTGCGGGCTTGGTGTGGGGGTCGCTTTAGCCGTGGGACTGAAATACGGCGCTGACACCTCCAAGAGTTCGTGTGATGTTGAAGTTGTAGGAGCAGAGAGGACCGACCGATACAGCGCTGCAGTTAAAGTTAGCAGAGACCTTGTGGAGCGGATAAAG GCTGAGGTCGGGGCCCCTGGGTTGGTGGTTGGGGTCTCTGTGGATGGTGCTCAGGTCTGGTGTGAAG GGATCGGTTATGCTGATTTGGAGAACCGTGTGCCATGCAGCCCAGACACGGTGATGCGAATCGCCAGCATCAGTAAGCCGCTcacatctgcagctgctgcgCGACTGTGTGAAGAAGGGAAACTAGATCTTGACGTCCCAGTCCAGAAATATGTCCCAGAATTTCCCCAGAAACGATTTGATGGACAGGCT GTCACAATAACGCCTCGTATGATTCTGTCCCACCTAAGCGGCATACGACATTATGAGAAGGAtgcaaagaaagtgaaagaggacaaagagaaagcTAAGCGACTTCTAAAGCAACCAGttaaagagaaagaggatgaaaagagCTCATCTGAAAACAAAGATAAACCCACGACAGAACAGAACGCTAAAGGCAAAGAAGCCACTCAGactcagaagaaaaaagagttTGAGCATGAGGAGTATTACTTGAAGGACAACTTTGAAAGTGTCACTCAGGCCTTGGACCTCTTCAAGGACGACCCGCTCATTTTCAAACCTG GAACCACTTTTTTGTACTCCACCCACGCCTTTACTCTGCTCAGTGCTGTTGTGGAGCGAGCTGCTGGCCAGCGCTTCCTGGATGTCATGATGAACATGTTTCGTGAACTGGGAATGCTCAATACTGTGCCTGACGAGAATGACCCTATTATTTACCACCGCTCCAG ATACTATCACCTCAACAAGAGAGGACGTGTTGTTAACTGCCCGTACGTAGACAACTCCTACAAGTGGGCAGGAGGCGGTTTCCTTTCTACTGTgggagacctgctgctgttcgGTAATGCTCTACTCTACAGCTACCAGGTGGCCCATCTAAAGGACACTGAGGGCTTGCTGTCTGGCTTCCTCAAGCCCAAAACCTCCATAGAGCTGTGGGCACCAGTTGACAGGACAGAGGCTAGCTGGGATAAAGATGGAATGTATGCCCAAGGCTGGCTGGTAGTGGAGAAACTGCAGAGGTATGGCCAGTGCAGGAAGCGCAGACACTACGTGTCGCACACAGGCGGCGCTGTGGGAGCTAGCAGTGTCCTCCTGGTGTTACCCAGTGAGGAGATAGACCTGCGCCAAGGACAGAGCCCCCTCCTCCCACAGGGAGTGGTGGTCACCATCATCACTAACATGCAGTCTGTGGGACTCAATAGCACCGCGCTGAAAATTGCGCATGAGTTTGACAAAGCCCGGCGCCTGTAA
- the lactb gene encoding serine beta-lactamase-like protein LACTB, mitochondrial isoform X1 has protein sequence MSRLFLPNRFCATCPLLSARELTLRAGARVKQQRSVFIQQQRRYVGGSNAAFSKHRTKSRLWMCGLGVGVALAVGLKYGADTSKSSCDVEVVGAERTDRYSAAVKVSRDLVERIKVGTEAEVGAPGLVVGVSVDGAQVWCEGIGYADLENRVPCSPDTVMRIASISKPLTSAAAARLCEEGKLDLDVPVQKYVPEFPQKRFDGQAVTITPRMILSHLSGIRHYEKDAKKVKEDKEKAKRLLKQPVKEKEDEKSSSENKDKPTTEQNAKGKEATQTQKKKEFEHEEYYLKDNFESVTQALDLFKDDPLIFKPGTTFLYSTHAFTLLSAVVERAAGQRFLDVMMNMFRELGMLNTVPDENDPIIYHRSRYYHLNKRGRVVNCPYVDNSYKWAGGGFLSTVGDLLLFGNALLYSYQVAHLKDTEGLLSGFLKPKTSIELWAPVDRTEASWDKDGMYAQGWLVVEKLQRYGQCRKRRHYVSHTGGAVGASSVLLVLPSEEIDLRQGQSPLLPQGVVVTIITNMQSVGLNSTALKIAHEFDKARRL, from the exons ATGTCACGGTTGTTTTTGCCAAACCGCTTCTGTGCCACATGTCCCCTGCTGTCGGCGCGGGAGTTGACGCTACGAGCCGGAGCCCGAGTGAAGCAGCAGCGGAGCGTTTTTATTCAGCAACAAAGGCGATATGTCGGAGGGTCAAACGCAGCCTTTTCCAAACACCGGACAAAGTCCAGGCTGTGGATGTGCGGGCTTGGTGTGGGGGTCGCTTTAGCCGTGGGACTGAAATACGGCGCTGACACCTCCAAGAGTTCGTGTGATGTTGAAGTTGTAGGAGCAGAGAGGACCGACCGATACAGCGCTGCAGTTAAAGTTAGCAGAGACCTTGTGGAGCGGATAAAGGTAGGCACAGAG GCTGAGGTCGGGGCCCCTGGGTTGGTGGTTGGGGTCTCTGTGGATGGTGCTCAGGTCTGGTGTGAAG GGATCGGTTATGCTGATTTGGAGAACCGTGTGCCATGCAGCCCAGACACGGTGATGCGAATCGCCAGCATCAGTAAGCCGCTcacatctgcagctgctgcgCGACTGTGTGAAGAAGGGAAACTAGATCTTGACGTCCCAGTCCAGAAATATGTCCCAGAATTTCCCCAGAAACGATTTGATGGACAGGCT GTCACAATAACGCCTCGTATGATTCTGTCCCACCTAAGCGGCATACGACATTATGAGAAGGAtgcaaagaaagtgaaagaggacaaagagaaagcTAAGCGACTTCTAAAGCAACCAGttaaagagaaagaggatgaaaagagCTCATCTGAAAACAAAGATAAACCCACGACAGAACAGAACGCTAAAGGCAAAGAAGCCACTCAGactcagaagaaaaaagagttTGAGCATGAGGAGTATTACTTGAAGGACAACTTTGAAAGTGTCACTCAGGCCTTGGACCTCTTCAAGGACGACCCGCTCATTTTCAAACCTG GAACCACTTTTTTGTACTCCACCCACGCCTTTACTCTGCTCAGTGCTGTTGTGGAGCGAGCTGCTGGCCAGCGCTTCCTGGATGTCATGATGAACATGTTTCGTGAACTGGGAATGCTCAATACTGTGCCTGACGAGAATGACCCTATTATTTACCACCGCTCCAG ATACTATCACCTCAACAAGAGAGGACGTGTTGTTAACTGCCCGTACGTAGACAACTCCTACAAGTGGGCAGGAGGCGGTTTCCTTTCTACTGTgggagacctgctgctgttcgGTAATGCTCTACTCTACAGCTACCAGGTGGCCCATCTAAAGGACACTGAGGGCTTGCTGTCTGGCTTCCTCAAGCCCAAAACCTCCATAGAGCTGTGGGCACCAGTTGACAGGACAGAGGCTAGCTGGGATAAAGATGGAATGTATGCCCAAGGCTGGCTGGTAGTGGAGAAACTGCAGAGGTATGGCCAGTGCAGGAAGCGCAGACACTACGTGTCGCACACAGGCGGCGCTGTGGGAGCTAGCAGTGTCCTCCTGGTGTTACCCAGTGAGGAGATAGACCTGCGCCAAGGACAGAGCCCCCTCCTCCCACAGGGAGTGGTGGTCACCATCATCACTAACATGCAGTCTGTGGGACTCAATAGCACCGCGCTGAAAATTGCGCATGAGTTTGACAAAGCCCGGCGCCTGTAA
- the tpm1 gene encoding tropomyosin alpha-1 chain isoform X8: protein MAGVTSLESVRRRIKSLQEQADSAEERSERLQKELLAQRGAREQAEGDVASLNRRIQLVEEELDRAQERLATALTKLEEAEKAADESERGMKVIENRAMKDEEKMELQEIQLKEAKHIAEEADRKYEEVARKLVIIEGDLERTEERAELSERGARRMEDELRVLEQGMKSLKSSVAQYSQKEDKYEEEIKVLTDKLKEAETRAEFAERSVAKLEKTIDDLEEKLSHAKEENLDMHQMLDQTLMELNNL, encoded by the exons ATGGCCGGAGTTACATCGCTGGAGTCAGTAAGACGAAGGATCAAATCCTTGCAAGAGCAGGCAGACAGTGCTGAAGAGAGATCCGAAAGATTACAGAAGGAGTTGCTTGCGCAGAGGGGAGCAAGGGAACAA GCTGAGGGAGATGTCGCTTCCCTTAACAGACGTATCCAGCTGGTTGAGGAGGAGTTGGATCGTGCTCAGGAGCGTCTGGCCACTGCCCTGACCAagctggaggaggctgagaAGGCTGCTGATGAGAGCGAGAG AGGCATGAAGGTCATTGAGAACAGGGCCATGAAGGATGAGGAGaagatggagctgcaggagatCCAGCTGAAAGAGGCCAAACACATCGCTGAGGAGGCTGACCGCAAATATGAGGAG GTGGCCCGTAAGCTGGTGATCATTGAGGGTGACCTCGAGCGTACAGAGGAGCGCGCTGAGCTGTCAGAAAG AGGAGCGCGAAGAATGGAGGATGAGCTAAGGGTTTTGGAGCAAGGCATGAAATCACTAAAATCCTCAGTCGCTCAg TACTCACAGAAGGAGGACAAGTACGAGGAGGAGATCAAGGTCCTCACCGACAAGCTGAAGGAG GCTGAGACTCGTGCTGAGTTCGCTGAGAGATCAGTAGCCAAGCTTGAGAAGACCATTGATGACTTGGAAG AGAAACTGTCGCACGCTAAAGAAGAGAACCTCGACATGCACCAGATGCTGGACCAGACTCTAATGGAACTGAATAATTTGTGA
- the tpm1 gene encoding tropomyosin alpha-1 chain isoform X7, with product MAGVTSLESVRRRIKSLQEQADSAEERSERLQKELLAQRGAREQAEGDVASLNRRIQLVEEELDRAQERLATALTKLEEAEKAADESERGMKVIENRAMKDEEKMELQEIQLKEAKHIAEEADRKYEEVARKLVIIEGDLERTEERAELSESKCSELEEELKTVTNNLKSLEAQAEKYSQKEDKYEEEIKVLTDKLKEAETRAEFAERSVAKLEKTIDDLEEKLSHAKEENLDMHQMLDQTLMELNNL from the exons ATGGCCGGAGTTACATCGCTGGAGTCAGTAAGACGAAGGATCAAATCCTTGCAAGAGCAGGCAGACAGTGCTGAAGAGAGATCCGAAAGATTACAGAAGGAGTTGCTTGCGCAGAGGGGAGCAAGGGAACAA GCTGAGGGAGATGTCGCTTCCCTTAACAGACGTATCCAGCTGGTTGAGGAGGAGTTGGATCGTGCTCAGGAGCGTCTGGCCACTGCCCTGACCAagctggaggaggctgagaAGGCTGCTGATGAGAGCGAGAG AGGCATGAAGGTCATTGAGAACAGGGCCATGAAGGATGAGGAGaagatggagctgcaggagatCCAGCTGAAAGAGGCCAAACACATCGCTGAGGAGGCTGACCGCAAATATGAGGAG GTGGCCCGTAAGCTGGTGATCATTGAGGGTGACCTCGAGCGTACAGAGGAGCGCGCTGAGCTGTCAGAAAG CAAATGCTCTGAGCTTGAGGAAGAGTTGAAAACTGTGACCAACAACCTGAAGTCACTGGAGGCCCAGGCTGAGAAG TACTCACAGAAGGAGGACAAGTACGAGGAGGAGATCAAGGTCCTCACCGACAAGCTGAAGGAG GCTGAGACTCGTGCTGAGTTCGCTGAGAGATCAGTAGCCAAGCTTGAGAAGACCATTGATGACTTGGAAG AGAAACTGTCGCACGCTAAAGAAGAGAACCTCGACATGCACCAGATGCTGGACCAGACTCTAATGGAACTGAATAATTTGTGA
- the tpm1 gene encoding tropomyosin alpha-1 chain isoform X6, giving the protein MAGVTSLESVRRRIKSLQEQADSAEERSERLQKELLAQRGAREQAEGDVASLNRRIQLVEEELDRAQERLATALTKLEEAEKAADESERGMKVIENRAMKDEEKMELQEIQLKEAKHIAEEADRKYEEVARKLVIIEGDLERTEERAELSESKCSELEEELKTVTNNLKSLEAQAEKYSQKEDKYEEEIKVLTDKLKEAETRAEFAERSVAKLEKTIDDLEDELYAQKLKYKAISEELDHALNDMTSI; this is encoded by the exons ATGGCCGGAGTTACATCGCTGGAGTCAGTAAGACGAAGGATCAAATCCTTGCAAGAGCAGGCAGACAGTGCTGAAGAGAGATCCGAAAGATTACAGAAGGAGTTGCTTGCGCAGAGGGGAGCAAGGGAACAA GCTGAGGGAGATGTCGCTTCCCTTAACAGACGTATCCAGCTGGTTGAGGAGGAGTTGGATCGTGCTCAGGAGCGTCTGGCCACTGCCCTGACCAagctggaggaggctgagaAGGCTGCTGATGAGAGCGAGAG AGGCATGAAGGTCATTGAGAACAGGGCCATGAAGGATGAGGAGaagatggagctgcaggagatCCAGCTGAAAGAGGCCAAACACATCGCTGAGGAGGCTGACCGCAAATATGAGGAG GTGGCCCGTAAGCTGGTGATCATTGAGGGTGACCTCGAGCGTACAGAGGAGCGCGCTGAGCTGTCAGAAAG CAAATGCTCTGAGCTTGAGGAAGAGTTGAAAACTGTGACCAACAACCTGAAGTCACTGGAGGCCCAGGCTGAGAAG TACTCACAGAAGGAGGACAAGTACGAGGAGGAGATCAAGGTCCTCACCGACAAGCTGAAGGAG GCTGAGACTCGTGCTGAGTTCGCTGAGAGATCAGTAGCCAAGCTTGAGAAGACCATTGATGACTTGGAAG ATGAGTTGTATGCCCAGAAACTGAAGTACAAGGCCatcagcgaggagctggaccaCGCCCTCAACGACATGACTTCCAT ATAA